Proteins encoded in a region of the Desulfobotulus mexicanus genome:
- a CDS encoding ABC transporter substrate-binding protein, with protein MKKANYIKILLSLIITGLMGIAGAVILFRDTPDKTLVFGNNPDLPTLTFYTSGMATTPQLPFWAGVQKGILLEKCNIRVELWKNLDDLRGIMLAGKGDLWLGDTEGFARAHAAGAPVRILLISGWRKFYLVSRNPDITAISDLQGRELAVAPPGSPAVSVLRSLKNDHEKHIHFSEMEPRQLALMLMDGRTDTAIVPEPLLTSLLMRDKSLKIIENIEDHYGRLTDGPPRMPIAGMAVHAKTAEKYPELIASLLDILLYEGKKLEEDARDAVHALPEVFSAFIPKEMVAASLERDQVLVKSAVEAEQEIRNYLHILMPAFFKNNKDRSDFFWQNP; from the coding sequence ATGAAAAAAGCCAATTACATCAAAATACTACTGAGTCTCATCATTACAGGCCTTATGGGAATTGCAGGTGCTGTTATCCTGTTCAGGGATACTCCGGATAAGACCCTTGTTTTCGGAAACAATCCTGATCTCCCCACCCTCACCTTTTATACTTCAGGCATGGCAACCACGCCGCAGCTTCCCTTCTGGGCGGGGGTTCAGAAGGGAATACTCCTTGAAAAATGCAATATAAGGGTTGAACTGTGGAAAAATCTGGATGACCTCAGGGGAATCATGCTGGCTGGAAAAGGGGACCTCTGGCTGGGAGATACGGAAGGTTTTGCCAGAGCCCATGCCGCAGGAGCACCTGTACGCATTCTATTGATCAGCGGCTGGCGGAAATTTTATCTTGTATCCAGAAATCCGGATATCACTGCCATAAGCGACCTTCAGGGCAGAGAACTGGCAGTGGCTCCTCCGGGCTCCCCTGCGGTATCAGTTCTCAGATCATTAAAAAATGACCATGAAAAACATATCCATTTTTCAGAAATGGAACCCCGCCAGCTGGCTCTGATGCTTATGGATGGCAGAACAGATACTGCCATTGTACCGGAACCCCTGCTCACAAGCCTTCTTATGCGGGATAAAAGCTTAAAAATAATTGAAAACATAGAAGATCACTATGGACGGCTGACAGATGGCCCCCCACGCATGCCCATTGCAGGGATGGCCGTCCATGCAAAAACGGCTGAAAAATACCCGGAACTCATTGCATCCCTGCTGGATATCCTTCTATATGAAGGAAAAAAACTGGAAGAAGATGCAAGGGATGCCGTCCATGCCCTGCCTGAAGTTTTTTCCGCTTTCATTCCAAAGGAAATGGTTGCAGCGTCCCTGGAAAGGGATCAGGTATTGGTGAAGAGTGCAGTTGAAGCAGAGCAGGAAATACGAAACTATCTGCATATTCTCATGCCTGCTTTTTTTAAAAACAACAAAGACCGGTCTGATTTTTTCTGGCAGAACCCCTAA
- a CDS encoding ABC transporter permease, whose amino-acid sequence MQGCIPFIFSMGLMLGFWGLLTYFMGAGLVPSPVETFACLAKMLLGASLWENLAISVFRGLLAISMTLLLALITGILAGLSRKTMSLITPLVVALQATPPILWITLLMIWAGTGSTVPIAVVMASLYPPLFFTIAQSVASLDTRLFTLAEIYGVKKYRILKDLILPGIHPYLLGGLSFALGSCWKVTAVAEFFGSSRGIGAGVYWSYRMLDMPQLFSWAIILVGMGMGIEFGLIRPLRRRAMAQRGMHAKA is encoded by the coding sequence GTGCAAGGCTGCATTCCTTTTATTTTTTCCATGGGTCTGATGCTCGGCTTCTGGGGACTTCTCACTTATTTTATGGGCGCAGGCCTTGTGCCCTCCCCTGTGGAAACCTTTGCCTGTCTTGCAAAAATGCTTCTGGGAGCCAGCCTATGGGAAAACCTTGCCATTTCAGTTTTCAGAGGTCTTCTGGCCATTTCCATGACCCTGCTTCTGGCCCTTATCACAGGTATTCTGGCGGGCCTTTCCCGAAAAACCATGTCCCTCATTACTCCCCTTGTGGTCGCCCTTCAGGCTACACCCCCAATTCTGTGGATCACCCTGCTCATGATATGGGCAGGTACAGGAAGTACGGTTCCCATTGCCGTGGTCATGGCTTCCCTTTATCCACCACTTTTTTTTACCATAGCCCAAAGTGTGGCGAGCCTTGATACACGGCTCTTTACCCTTGCAGAAATCTATGGCGTAAAAAAATACAGAATTTTAAAAGACCTGATACTGCCGGGCATTCATCCCTATCTCCTTGGCGGACTGTCCTTTGCTTTGGGAAGCTGCTGGAAGGTAACGGCTGTGGCGGAATTTTTTGGAAGCAGCAGAGGAATCGGAGCCGGAGTCTACTGGTCATACAGGATGCTGGACATGCCCCAGCTTTTCTCCTGGGCCATCATCCTTGTGGGCATGGGCATGGGGATAGAATTCGGGCTGATACGGCCCTTACGCCGCAGGGCAATGGCACAAAGGGGCATGCATGCTAAGGCTTGA
- a CDS encoding ATP-binding cassette domain-containing protein, translated as MLRLEHISKQFQSRCILGDVSLTLAKGDLLCMTGPSGIGKTTLLEIAAGIVRPDAGNRISTFSHMACLLQDAPLLPWKTALENMDFILSARISGEKRYKNSLFWLEKMGLQEAAHKKPMEMSGGMQRRLAMAACFAGKPDLLLLDEPFAFLDAFWQDRIWEEIVEMNQKNGTAILMVSHATEQFRDADIRIVPLSASPLTIDI; from the coding sequence ATGCTAAGGCTTGAACATATATCCAAACAATTTCAGAGCCGCTGTATCCTTGGGGATGTCAGCCTTACCCTTGCAAAAGGCGATCTGCTCTGCATGACAGGTCCTTCGGGAATTGGCAAAACCACCCTGCTGGAGATTGCCGCAGGTATTGTCCGACCCGATGCTGGAAACAGAATTAGCACTTTTTCACACATGGCCTGCCTGCTGCAGGATGCTCCGCTTCTGCCCTGGAAAACAGCTCTGGAGAATATGGATTTTATCCTTTCTGCCCGGATTTCAGGGGAAAAAAGGTATAAAAACAGTCTTTTCTGGCTGGAAAAAATGGGACTTCAGGAAGCAGCCCATAAGAAACCCATGGAGATGAGCGGTGGTATGCAAAGACGGCTTGCCATGGCAGCATGCTTTGCAGGCAAACCAGACCTGCTGCTTCTGGACGAGCCCTTTGCCTTCCTTGATGCCTTCTGGCAGGACAGAATATGGGAAGAGATTGTTGAAATGAACCAGAAAAATGGAACGGCCATTCTCATGGTTTCCCATGCCACGGAACAGTTCAGGGATGCCGACATCCGCATTGTTCCACTTTCTGCATCACCCCTGACCATTGATATCTGA